The Cohnella abietis genome has a segment encoding these proteins:
- the ilvD gene encoding dihydroxy-acid dehydratase, whose amino-acid sequence MANKKMRSDMITKGFDRAPHRSLLRAAGVKEEDFGKPFIAVCNSYIDIVPGHIHLQEFGKIVKEAIREAGGVPFEFNTIGVDDGIAMGHIGMRYSLASREIIADSVETVVNAHWFDGMVCIPNCDKITPGMMMGALRVNIPTLFVSGGPMKAGKTSDGRSISLSSVFEGVGAYQAGKIDDSALLELEQYGCPTCGSCSGMFTANSMNCLAEGLGLALPGNGTILAVAPERRDFVRKSAKQLMELIKLDIKPRDIVTKDAIDNAFALDMAMGGSTNTVLHTLALAIEAGIDYPIERINEVAERVPHLAKIAPASDWHIEDVHNAGGVSAVINELLKKEGAIHGDCITVTGKTLRENVEGCEIQNTEVIHTIDNPHTERGGLAVLFGNLAPQGAIVKVGAVDKSVGGYHKGPAICFDSQDDCLAGIANGKIKEGHVVVIRYEGPKGGPGMPEMLAPTSQIMGMGLGAKVGLITDGRFSGASRGISIGHISPEAAEGGPIAFVNDGDIIELDLNNRSITLQITDEEMDRRRSEWKGFEPKIKRGYLARYSAMVTSASTGGVMKM is encoded by the coding sequence ATGGCTAACAAGAAAATGCGTTCAGACATGATCACCAAAGGCTTCGATCGCGCACCACATCGTAGCTTGTTACGTGCTGCAGGCGTTAAAGAGGAAGATTTCGGCAAGCCATTCATCGCAGTTTGCAATTCTTATATTGATATCGTTCCAGGTCACATTCATTTGCAAGAATTCGGTAAAATCGTTAAAGAAGCTATCCGCGAAGCGGGTGGCGTACCTTTCGAGTTCAACACCATCGGTGTAGATGATGGAATTGCAATGGGTCATATCGGCATGCGCTACTCACTAGCAAGCCGCGAAATTATTGCCGATTCCGTTGAAACAGTAGTTAACGCTCACTGGTTTGACGGCATGGTATGTATTCCTAACTGCGATAAAATTACTCCGGGAATGATGATGGGCGCTTTGCGCGTTAACATTCCTACACTATTCGTAAGCGGTGGACCTATGAAGGCGGGCAAAACGTCTGATGGACGTTCCATCTCCCTTTCCAGCGTATTTGAAGGCGTTGGTGCTTACCAAGCCGGCAAAATCGACGATAGCGCATTGCTTGAACTCGAACAATATGGTTGTCCAACCTGTGGATCATGCTCTGGTATGTTTACAGCTAACTCCATGAACTGCTTAGCTGAAGGACTTGGACTAGCGCTTCCAGGAAACGGTACGATTCTGGCCGTTGCACCTGAGCGTAGAGATTTCGTAAGAAAATCCGCTAAACAGCTTATGGAGCTTATCAAATTAGATATCAAACCTCGTGACATCGTAACCAAAGATGCTATCGACAATGCTTTTGCACTCGATATGGCTATGGGTGGTTCTACGAATACCGTGTTGCATACACTAGCTCTTGCTATCGAGGCTGGTATCGATTACCCAATCGAACGAATCAATGAAGTTGCAGAACGCGTGCCTCACTTGGCTAAAATTGCTCCTGCTTCCGATTGGCATATCGAAGACGTTCATAATGCTGGTGGAGTTAGTGCAGTTATTAACGAGCTTCTTAAAAAAGAAGGAGCTATCCACGGAGATTGCATTACCGTTACTGGTAAAACTTTGCGTGAAAACGTTGAAGGCTGCGAGATTCAGAATACAGAAGTTATCCATACAATTGATAACCCTCATACTGAGCGTGGCGGATTGGCTGTTCTGTTTGGTAACTTGGCTCCTCAGGGCGCAATCGTCAAAGTCGGCGCAGTTGACAAGTCTGTCGGCGGCTATCACAAAGGCCCTGCTATTTGCTTCGATTCACAAGACGATTGTCTTGCTGGTATCGCTAATGGCAAAATCAAAGAAGGCCATGTTGTTGTCATTCGTTACGAAGGACCTAAAGGCGGACCAGGTATGCCGGAAATGCTTGCACCTACCTCGCAAATTATGGGTATGGGACTTGGCGCTAAAGTCGGCCTGATTACGGACGGACGCTTCTCTGGAGCATCTCGCGGAATCTCCATTGGTCACATCTCTCCGGAAGCTGCCGAAGGCGGACCAATTGCATTCGTTAACGATGGTGATATCATCGAGTTGGATCTTAACAACCGTTCGATTACTCTTCAAATTACTGATGAGGAAATGGATCGTCGTCGCTCTGAATGGAAAGGCTTCGAACCTAAAATCAAACGTGGTTACCTTGCTCGTTACTCCGCAATGGTTACTTCCGCTAGCACCGGCGGCGTTATGAAAATGTAA
- a CDS encoding DMT family transporter, producing MGKLIKSSLPSHPFILLFISILSVSISSIMIKFSNTPTSVAGMYRLYMSVFIMLAFVPWKTLRSVEMNKKDWFIVLLAGLFLGLHFLFWMESLVYTSVASSMVFLTLQPLFVLIGSTFLFKEQANLLTVFCLSVALFGSIIIAWGDIGISRNALIGDGLSLIGALFISAYLLVGQKVSRKIDVNVYSIIVFFIGGTVMLIYNLLNNFSLIDYDSSDWTYFLLLAIIPTIFGQYLFNLLLKSIGATTVSVGIIGEPVLAIILAYLLLGETISLFQFLGSMLTLVGMGMYFWSKSSKHNVQNNKTL from the coding sequence ATGGGTAAATTAATTAAATCTTCATTGCCTTCTCATCCGTTTATTTTGTTATTTATAAGCATATTGTCAGTGTCTATCTCTTCTATCATGATAAAATTTTCAAATACACCCACTTCTGTGGCTGGAATGTACAGATTGTATATGTCCGTATTCATCATGCTCGCTTTTGTACCTTGGAAAACACTTCGCTCCGTAGAGATGAATAAAAAAGATTGGTTTATCGTACTTTTAGCCGGACTTTTTCTAGGGTTACACTTTTTATTCTGGATGGAATCATTGGTCTATACCTCAGTTGCAAGCTCTATGGTCTTCTTGACGTTGCAACCATTATTTGTACTGATCGGTTCAACCTTTTTGTTCAAAGAACAAGCTAATCTGCTAACCGTTTTTTGCTTGTCCGTTGCTCTTTTTGGTTCAATCATTATAGCTTGGGGAGACATAGGGATTTCGAGAAATGCTCTAATTGGAGATGGCTTATCGTTAATAGGTGCACTGTTCATTTCTGCATATCTGTTGGTAGGGCAGAAAGTAAGTCGTAAAATTGATGTAAATGTGTACAGCATTATCGTTTTCTTTATTGGTGGTACCGTCATGCTCATTTACAATTTGTTAAATAATTTCTCTTTAATTGATTACGATTCATCCGATTGGACTTATTTTTTGTTGCTTGCGATAATCCCAACTATTTTTGGACAATATCTTTTTAATCTGTTGTTAAAATCAATTGGGGCAACAACAGTCTCGGTTGGAATTATTGGAGAACCTGTTCTTGCCATTATTCTTGCTTACTTATTACTAGGGGAAACAATTTCTTTATTTCAGTTCTTAGGCAGTATGTTGACTTTAGTCGGTATGGGAATGTATTTTTGGTCAAAATCAAGTAAGCACAACGTTCAAAATAATAAAACGTTATAA
- a CDS encoding AraC family transcriptional regulator encodes MKKQLHEAIQYPDEAFPYIMYTHTNHRSIPKGRGVNDLHWHEELQITLVTKGKLTIQINGIDYGLGTGQAIFINKSVLHIVTHLTHDGEYVSFNFPEKLLAFYSDSSMQKNYVLPFTNSYLLSLEINGDAEWQNKILHILWDMKKEFEMKKSWGWQYEISIKTVQLWLILISNISLSSEESAKHNRLQQERLQLMLSFIHQNYSNNITLKEIAEVAHLSVSECTRSFKKGIHMTPYYYLVKFRIKRSCELLESTEYTITEIALRVGFNHVNHFIQSFKKHCDITPKEFRKIRNVQKHHQATKN; translated from the coding sequence TTGAAAAAACAATTACACGAAGCTATTCAGTACCCTGACGAGGCATTTCCATACATCATGTACACTCATACTAATCATAGATCTATTCCTAAAGGCAGAGGAGTTAATGATTTACATTGGCACGAAGAATTACAAATTACTCTAGTGACCAAAGGGAAACTAACCATACAAATCAATGGTATCGATTATGGTTTAGGAACGGGTCAGGCAATTTTTATCAATAAGAGCGTTCTTCACATTGTTACACACCTAACTCATGACGGTGAATATGTGAGCTTTAATTTTCCGGAGAAGCTACTCGCCTTTTATTCAGATAGTTCCATGCAGAAAAACTATGTACTTCCATTTACTAATTCTTACCTATTATCTTTAGAAATTAATGGTGATGCGGAGTGGCAAAACAAAATTCTTCATATCCTATGGGATATGAAGAAGGAATTCGAAATGAAAAAGTCCTGGGGGTGGCAGTATGAGATTTCCATCAAAACGGTTCAGTTATGGTTAATTCTAATATCCAACATTTCGTTATCCTCAGAGGAGTCCGCTAAACACAACAGACTTCAACAAGAGAGATTGCAATTAATGCTTAGCTTTATCCACCAAAACTATTCAAACAATATAACTTTGAAGGAAATTGCTGAGGTAGCGCATTTGAGTGTTTCGGAGTGCACTCGCAGCTTCAAAAAAGGCATCCATATGACTCCTTACTATTACTTGGTTAAGTTCCGTATTAAAAGGAGCTGCGAGCTATTAGAATCTACTGAATATACGATAACCGAAATTGCCTTGAGGGTTGGCTTCAATCATGTAAATCATTTTATCCAGTCTTTTAAAAAACATTGTGACATTACACCTAAGGAATTCCGAAAAATTAGAAATGTACAGAAACACCACCAAGCAACCAAAAATTAA
- a CDS encoding polysaccharide deacetylase family protein: MEIILWIGFYFLTFYAFLPALISRIFGFRVFMKGQAKKEVALTFDDGPDPVYTPKLLDLLKREGAKATFFVVGENAERYPEIVARIHEEGHIIGIHNYVHHTNWFMRPRTVKRQIHRTSDIIKKITGIRPMYYRPPWGMVNVFDYANLGYLQIVLWTSLFGDWRKRLGAEKLYKRMKGKLKPGQVFLLHDCGSTFGADRDAPANTISALERILDDGRKMGYRFIGIDEMIEITERAKNKGVDTHMAARRPQVNSDESIVENNPSIGFMKKLLVSVWMAYEKVFHLLFRLHPVGDGKFFNYRIRRYSGPPMDLRANATLHSGDYIMEIHFENQMLFELGMNSKSTLQIGIKIIREMERTLPDMARELAKATNGDKVKALYGVSMIHRGAESLGYGTYDLPRGFFSWTTNIYLRILIRVIHPSGNKRVRERGETMSPRMLIMPREILMTWADESREKRRPDRERTVKADIPKQKASEVEEASEDFEEGSIGKLV; the protein is encoded by the coding sequence ATGGAAATCATCCTCTGGATAGGTTTTTATTTTTTGACTTTTTACGCTTTTTTACCAGCTTTAATTAGTCGGATTTTTGGATTTAGAGTATTTATGAAGGGACAGGCGAAGAAGGAGGTTGCACTTACCTTTGATGATGGGCCAGACCCAGTCTATACGCCAAAGCTTCTAGATTTACTTAAGCGGGAAGGAGCGAAAGCGACTTTCTTTGTCGTAGGTGAGAATGCAGAGCGGTATCCCGAGATCGTTGCTCGTATTCATGAAGAAGGACATATCATTGGTATTCACAATTACGTCCATCATACGAATTGGTTTATGCGTCCTCGAACCGTCAAGCGGCAAATACATCGAACCTCAGATATTATCAAGAAAATAACGGGTATCAGACCGATGTACTATCGCCCTCCTTGGGGAATGGTGAATGTCTTCGATTATGCAAACCTGGGATATTTACAAATCGTGTTATGGACCTCGTTATTCGGAGATTGGCGTAAAAGATTAGGTGCAGAAAAGCTATATAAACGCATGAAGGGCAAGCTCAAGCCAGGTCAAGTATTTCTGTTGCATGACTGTGGAAGTACCTTTGGAGCAGATCGTGATGCTCCGGCGAATACAATCTCGGCTTTAGAGCGGATATTGGATGACGGGCGCAAGATGGGCTATCGTTTTATCGGCATTGATGAAATGATCGAAATTACGGAGCGGGCTAAGAATAAAGGGGTAGATACTCATATGGCTGCGAGGAGACCCCAAGTGAACAGTGACGAGTCTATTGTTGAAAATAATCCATCTATTGGCTTCATGAAAAAGCTATTAGTAAGCGTGTGGATGGCATACGAAAAGGTATTCCACCTTCTGTTCAGACTTCATCCCGTGGGGGATGGTAAATTTTTTAATTATCGTATTCGTCGATACTCGGGGCCGCCAATGGATTTGCGTGCAAATGCAACATTACACTCCGGGGACTACATTATGGAAATCCATTTCGAGAATCAAATGCTGTTTGAGTTAGGAATGAATTCTAAGTCTACTTTGCAAATTGGAATAAAAATTATTCGTGAGATGGAAAGAACATTGCCTGATATGGCGAGAGAGCTTGCTAAAGCTACGAATGGTGATAAGGTAAAGGCGCTTTATGGCGTATCTATGATTCATCGCGGTGCGGAATCACTTGGTTATGGGACTTATGATTTACCTAGAGGTTTTTTCTCCTGGACTACAAATATTTATTTAAGAATTCTTATTCGGGTCATTCATCCTTCAGGTAATAAAAGGGTACGCGAAAGAGGCGAAACGATGAGTCCGCGGATGCTTATTATGCCCCGGGAAATATTGATGACTTGGGCTGATGAGTCGCGGGAGAAGCGGCGTCCTGATCGGGAAAGAACAGTAAAGGCGGATATCCCTAAGCAGAAGGCTTCTGAAGTGGAGGAAGCTAGCGAGGATTTCGAAGAAGGATCGATCGGCAAGCTGGTGTAG